A genomic window from Brachyspira sp. SAP_772 includes:
- a CDS encoding DUF563 domain-containing protein: MSLIDSIIHPRIRGEIGKRYIQWLNNNKVNVKDISHTFYKELNYDNETVFVCSIKDGKMFHYYGFIFNHENKFIDETFPYNMLNYVDQIGGIFLLYRFRRIKKIRGKVFILMSQHQNFYGDWMHDIISRIFLLKDANVFNEIDYFIVSTKCRNKFYKDSLNLFGIDESKLLYISEEEILCENLFFTTYPRYYTETPPKWVCDKYLNFTKELLKSINVEFYDKIYISRKKVKTRNIINEKELIKLIEPLGYKIIYPEDYSIAEQFCIFNKAKKIISVLGSGLTNIVCCDKNTSLLGIVAYIRYEYYHKEICDTIGMKYFEYIEEDPNNILYHNKFRKSINQFSFKIDLDLFSKVLFQFDND; the protein is encoded by the coding sequence ATGTCTTTAATTGATTCAATAATACATCCAAGAATAAGAGGCGAAATAGGAAAAAGATACATACAGTGGCTTAATAATAATAAAGTTAATGTTAAAGACATAAGTCATACTTTTTATAAAGAATTGAATTATGATAATGAAACTGTATTTGTATGTTCAATAAAAGATGGGAAAATGTTTCATTATTACGGATTTATATTCAATCATGAAAATAAATTTATAGATGAAACCTTTCCGTATAATATGTTAAATTATGTAGACCAGATAGGAGGTATATTTCTTCTTTATAGATTTAGAAGAATTAAAAAGATAAGAGGAAAAGTTTTTATTTTAATGTCGCAACATCAAAATTTTTATGGTGATTGGATGCATGATATTATATCGAGAATTTTTTTATTAAAAGATGCTAATGTATTCAATGAAATAGATTATTTTATTGTAAGCACAAAATGTAGAAATAAATTTTATAAAGACAGTCTTAATTTGTTTGGTATAGATGAGAGTAAATTATTGTATATATCAGAAGAAGAAATTTTATGTGAAAATCTTTTTTTTACTACATATCCCAGATATTATACTGAAACTCCTCCAAAATGGGTATGCGATAAATATTTGAATTTTACAAAAGAACTTTTAAAAAGTATTAATGTAGAATTTTATGATAAAATTTATATAAGCAGAAAGAAAGTTAAAACTAGGAATATAATTAATGAAAAAGAATTAATAAAACTTATAGAACCTTTAGGGTATAAAATAATCTATCCAGAAGATTACAGCATAGCAGAACAGTTTTGCATATTTAATAAAGCTAAGAAAATTATATCGGTATTGGGAAGTGGACTTACGAACATTGTTTGTTGCGATAAAAATACGTCTTTACTTGGTATAGTAGCTTATATTAGATATGAATATTATCATAAAGAAATATGTGATACTATAGGTATGAAATATTTTGAATATATTGAAGAAGATCCAAATAATATTTTATACCATAACAAATTTAGAAAGTCTATTAATCAATTTAGTTTCAAAATAGATTTGGATTTATTTAGTAAAGTTCTATTTCAATTTGACAATGATTAA
- a CDS encoding alpha-hydroxy-acid oxidizing protein has translation MKGKRIIIIGAGLLQVPAIQIAKDMGLYTIVLDYNKDAPGMKIADYPIIESTRDVDGCVRVARALSKEMEIHGVITVGTDASSTVAAVANALSLPGNRFEDAYAASNKIRMRERFKKNNVPQPNFFPVWNYDEAIEAYRNLEKPVVVKPADNMGARGVMKVSDEKDVLNAFNRAKSASPSGEVIIEEFMEGPELSIDMLIYNDEIYVTGVADRIIEYPPFFIETGHILPSALEQEKIDDAINVMKAGIKALNLKIGAAKGDIKVTKNGAMVGEIAARLSGGFMSAYTYPFATGVNLIKNAIEIALGNPPSDLKPKWDRVSVEKAFLPGTGIIESIEGLENAKNIDGVKEIFIKTKVGDILVSPTSNLDKAGNIIAVADTRDKAIEIANKAINAVHFKLTDEKSLTIEEIKKVSKEKLSSKHNVDYLFDENKDTGLENYSFSPSIIHNDDKNISLQTSIFNMHLSQPIIIDTIHNLPEALDGIMDIKEYYNITMDIASNSEILAILNDFNNDEIFNLAIQSIKEHKRGIIMISGNNSQDVIMKKLKEAQKSGACAVGIDLSYYYNNTENNIHLKTHKEINYIQKHLDIPLIIKGVSNEKDIMNNNLNNVYFSNNNKYSLKGMKKVSDTISSIALNLQKSKMQINILAESPKYGGELFKYYALGANAVCVTEESFISIVSKGRKGLEYMIYSTKEELERMMKIFGFNKLKYDNTVWCKN, from the coding sequence ATGAAAGGTAAAAGAATTATCATAATAGGAGCTGGACTATTACAAGTACCAGCTATACAAATAGCCAAAGATATGGGATTATATACAATAGTATTAGATTATAATAAAGATGCTCCGGGAATGAAAATAGCGGATTATCCTATAATAGAATCTACAAGAGATGTTGATGGATGTGTGAGAGTTGCTAGGGCTTTAAGCAAAGAGATGGAGATACATGGGGTTATTACGGTTGGAACTGATGCTTCTAGCACGGTTGCTGCTGTTGCCAATGCTTTATCTCTTCCGGGTAATAGGTTTGAAGATGCTTATGCGGCATCAAACAAGATAAGAATGCGTGAGAGATTTAAGAAAAACAATGTGCCTCAGCCTAATTTTTTCCCTGTATGGAATTATGATGAGGCTATTGAGGCTTATAGAAATTTAGAGAAGCCTGTTGTAGTAAAGCCTGCTGATAATATGGGGGCTCGCGGTGTAATGAAGGTGTCTGATGAAAAAGATGTGCTTAATGCTTTTAATAGGGCTAAGAGTGCTTCGCCTTCTGGAGAGGTGATAATAGAAGAGTTTATGGAGGGGCCTGAACTTTCTATAGATATGCTTATTTATAATGATGAAATATATGTTACAGGTGTTGCTGATAGAATAATAGAATATCCTCCATTTTTTATAGAGACTGGTCATATACTTCCTTCTGCTTTAGAACAAGAAAAGATAGATGATGCAATCAATGTAATGAAGGCAGGTATAAAGGCTTTGAATTTAAAAATTGGTGCTGCTAAGGGGGACATAAAAGTAACCAAAAACGGTGCTATGGTAGGGGAGATTGCTGCTAGACTTTCCGGCGGGTTTATGAGTGCTTATACTTATCCTTTTGCTACGGGTGTAAACCTAATTAAAAATGCAATAGAAATAGCATTGGGTAACCCTCCAAGTGATTTAAAGCCTAAATGGGATAGAGTTTCCGTTGAAAAAGCATTTTTACCCGGCACTGGGATTATTGAATCTATAGAAGGTTTGGAGAATGCTAAAAATATAGATGGCGTAAAAGAGATATTTATTAAAACAAAGGTTGGTGATATATTAGTTTCTCCTACAAGCAATCTTGATAAGGCTGGTAATATTATAGCTGTGGCAGATACTAGAGATAAAGCTATAGAAATTGCTAATAAAGCTATAAATGCTGTTCATTTTAAGCTAACCGATGAAAAATCTCTCACAATAGAAGAAATTAAAAAAGTATCAAAAGAAAAATTATCTTCAAAACATAATGTTGATTATTTGTTTGATGAAAATAAAGATACAGGTTTAGAAAATTATTCTTTCTCTCCAAGTATAATACATAACGATGATAAAAATATTAGCTTGCAAACTAGTATATTTAATATGCATCTATCTCAGCCTATAATAATAGACACAATTCATAATCTTCCAGAAGCTTTAGACGGTATAATGGATATAAAAGAATATTATAACATCACTATGGATATAGCTTCAAACTCTGAAATACTTGCTATACTTAATGATTTTAATAATGATGAAATATTTAATTTGGCTATTCAATCTATAAAAGAACATAAGAGAGGAATTATTATGATTAGCGGTAATAATTCTCAAGATGTTATAATGAAAAAACTTAAAGAGGCTCAAAAAAGCGGAGCTTGTGCTGTTGGAATAGATTTGTCTTATTATTATAATAATACTGAAAATAATATTCATCTAAAAACTCATAAAGAAATAAATTATATTCAAAAACATTTAGATATTCCTCTAATAATAAAAGGTGTCTCCAATGAAAAAGATATAATGAATAATAATTTAAATAATGTATATTTTTCTAATAATAATAAGTATTCATTAAAAGGTATGAAAAAAGTTTCCGATACTATTAGTAGCATAGCTTTAAACTTGCAAAAGAGTAAAATGCAAATTAATATACTTGCGGAGTCTCCTAAATATGGCGGAGAATTGTTTAAATATTATGCTTTAGGTGCTAATGCTGTTTGCGTAACAGAGGAGAGTTTTATTTCTATTGTAAGCAAGGGCAGAAAGGGACTTGAATATATGATTTATTCTACTAAAGAAGAATTAGAGAGAATGATGAAGATATTCGGATTCAATAAATTAAAATATGATAATACCGTATGGTGCAAAAATTAG
- a CDS encoding lipopolysaccharide assembly protein LapB yields the protein MEVSIILIMMLIVVLGVATNFIVKSGSYPAKLKRITQYYEEGNAELAMKEINELDPKFKKDPLILWYSANLYYKQNQYILAMASLQSMLDGAYFTKDVTELKVREFLANIYEETGNAKKALDEYDYIIKIKNQDYDSLYKAGLISYQSGEWILAQKYLSLAATRNDSNPELLYMLAYSYYKMRSYHAAQQNIEKAIALDSSNYNYHLLYGRILSASRDFQNAVKELEISYDSSFMDNKDSISLDLANSYYELGDYDKANKYYREVLTKDNIANEKVVDERYRYAETLVKQKHFEEAVKQWEIIKSVRNIYLDVDQKLKTYSSIIANTAFRTALEMDVIDYLEKHFYRILTLNGYIVTDHTKKSDSLVFFVTIKKFGSEGQSYKSTFALDTSGYPMRQNTVDEFMDYARAYKSAHSFLISIGDFAPNLKVDDTVMIIEPERFEAIIEGVISFSD from the coding sequence GTGGAAGTTTCAATAATACTTATAATGATGCTAATAGTTGTATTGGGAGTTGCAACTAATTTTATTGTAAAGAGCGGTTCTTATCCTGCTAAATTAAAACGCATTACGCAGTATTATGAAGAGGGTAATGCAGAGCTTGCAATGAAAGAAATTAATGAACTTGACCCCAAATTTAAAAAAGATCCGCTTATATTATGGTATAGTGCTAATTTATATTATAAGCAAAATCAGTATATATTAGCTATGGCATCATTACAATCTATGTTAGATGGGGCATATTTCACCAAAGATGTTACTGAATTAAAAGTGCGTGAGTTTTTAGCTAATATTTATGAAGAGACTGGAAATGCTAAAAAAGCTTTAGATGAATATGATTATATAATAAAAATAAAAAATCAAGATTATGATTCTCTATATAAAGCAGGACTTATATCTTATCAAAGCGGTGAATGGATATTAGCTCAAAAATATTTGTCATTAGCAGCTACACGTAATGACAGTAATCCTGAATTGTTGTATATGCTTGCTTATTCTTATTATAAAATGAGAAGCTATCATGCAGCACAGCAGAATATTGAAAAGGCTATAGCTTTAGATTCTTCTAATTATAATTATCATTTACTTTATGGACGAATATTATCTGCTTCGAGAGATTTCCAAAATGCTGTAAAAGAATTAGAAATATCTTATGACAGCAGTTTTATGGATAATAAAGATAGTATATCATTAGATTTGGCTAATTCTTATTATGAACTTGGAGATTATGATAAGGCTAATAAATATTATAGGGAAGTGCTTACTAAAGATAATATTGCAAATGAAAAAGTTGTAGATGAAAGATATAGATATGCTGAAACTTTAGTTAAACAAAAACATTTTGAAGAGGCTGTTAAACAGTGGGAAATAATAAAATCTGTAAGAAACATATATTTGGATGTTGATCAAAAATTAAAAACTTATAGCTCTATTATAGCTAATACTGCATTTAGAACAGCATTAGAAATGGATGTTATTGATTATTTGGAAAAACATTTCTATAGAATATTAACTTTAAATGGATATATTGTAACAGACCATACTAAAAAGTCTGATAGTTTAGTTTTCTTTGTAACTATTAAAAAGTTTGGTTCTGAAGGTCAATCATATAAAAGTACTTTTGCTTTGGATACTTCTGGATATCCTATGAGACAAAATACTGTAGATGAGTTTATGGATTATGCTAGGGCGTATAAGAGTGCTCACTCATTCTTAATAAGTATAGGTGATTTTGCTCCTAATTTGAAAGTTGATGATACTGTGATGATTATAGAGCCTGAAAGATTTGAAGCTATTATTGAAGGCGTTATATCATTCAGCGACTAA
- a CDS encoding DUF3298 domain-containing protein, translated as MIKKVLLLVLFLFVACSNKDNLEKNQENIENNYIDTNQNTLPTTTVKSDGDYNEWFSPYTFMKNDNGSMAQLALNDMVFPEYNIAQFRFTYIDENLIKTYFYSNAAIDNDGADMYAQSDAGDTIRGDYYNKNFTITTKIDEVDISALDFVSAVSYNYLYTNSSQNDSLGNGSAFFYKDSIFVLIPSDTNNLEVYDKITLDINDNIDNITRDETLWLKNETLPLFEKAMSDFYNDWYTNSEYSYEYIAGKDILYFNNTTISINSYSSIYMGGAHGVYNNTSLVYSLKDGEKISITDLIKDFKDKKLLITMKSKLLSISDRTEEDYLVPLDEITLEDTSFYVYKDGIHFVWPIYSITAYVQGETEIVYSFDEIRPFVKEEYLYILEE; from the coding sequence ATGATTAAGAAAGTATTATTGTTAGTTTTATTTTTATTTGTTGCTTGCAGTAATAAGGATAATTTAGAGAAAAATCAGGAAAATATAGAAAATAATTATATAGATACTAATCAAAACACTTTACCAACAACAACTGTTAAAAGTGATGGTGATTATAATGAATGGTTTTCGCCTTATACTTTTATGAAAAATGATAATGGCTCTATGGCTCAGTTGGCTTTAAATGATATGGTTTTTCCAGAATATAATATTGCTCAATTTAGATTTACTTATATAGATGAAAATTTAATAAAGACTTATTTTTATTCTAATGCCGCTATTGATAATGATGGAGCTGATATGTATGCTCAGTCTGATGCAGGCGATACAATAAGAGGCGATTATTATAATAAAAACTTTACCATTACAACAAAAATAGATGAAGTAGATATTAGTGCTTTAGATTTTGTTTCTGCTGTATCATACAACTATTTATACACAAACTCATCTCAAAATGATTCTCTTGGAAATGGCTCTGCTTTCTTTTATAAAGATTCTATATTTGTGCTTATTCCAAGCGATACAAATAATTTAGAAGTTTATGATAAAATAACTTTAGACATTAATGATAATATTGACAACATTACAAGAGATGAAACATTATGGCTAAAAAATGAAACGCTTCCTTTATTTGAAAAGGCTATGAGTGATTTTTATAATGACTGGTATACAAACTCAGAGTATAGTTATGAGTATATAGCAGGTAAAGATATATTATATTTTAACAATACAACAATATCTATCAATAGCTATTCTTCTATATATATGGGAGGAGCTCATGGAGTTTATAATAATACATCTTTAGTTTATTCTCTTAAAGATGGAGAGAAAATTTCAATTACAGATTTAATAAAAGACTTTAAAGATAAAAAATTGCTTATTACAATGAAATCTAAACTTCTTTCTATAAGTGACAGAACAGAAGAAGATTATTTAGTTCCTCTTGATGAAATAACTTTAGAAGACACTAGCTTTTATGTATATAAAGATGGTATTCACTTTGTATGGCCTATTTACAGTATTACAGCTTATGTTCAAGGTGAAACAGAGATAGTTTATTCTTTTGATGAAATAAGACCTTTTGTAAAAGAAGAGTACTTATATATATTAGAAGAATAA
- a CDS encoding tetratricopeptide repeat protein — protein sequence MKKTYYLLLIFALLSISCATTVQVDAEERYPKIIAEKAYTEFNNKRYKNAIAYYQYIIDNFDRNNFAKDVSWAYYEIGFCYYYQNKYEEAIDYFNIVINDFAVLPPKILAQKVMQDIYDKKPKLRPIEAVEEVIEDVEQVIDVEE from the coding sequence GTGAAAAAAACTTATTATTTATTGCTTATTTTTGCTTTATTATCAATTTCTTGTGCTACAACTGTACAAGTGGATGCTGAAGAAAGATATCCTAAAATCATAGCAGAAAAAGCTTATACTGAATTTAATAATAAAAGATATAAAAATGCTATAGCATATTATCAATATATCATAGACAACTTTGATAGAAATAATTTTGCTAAAGATGTTTCTTGGGCTTATTATGAAATAGGATTCTGTTATTATTATCAGAATAAGTATGAAGAGGCTATAGATTATTTTAATATTGTTATAAATGATTTTGCAGTGCTGCCTCCTAAAATATTGGCTCAAAAAGTTATGCAGGATATTTATGACAAAAAACCTAAATTAAGACCTATTGAAGCAGTAGAAGAAGTAATAGAGGATGTTGAGCAAGTAATTGATGTGGAAGAATAA
- a CDS encoding M48 family metallopeptidase, which produces MKKIGIILRLILSFSIISIISIFFIFLLYNIYTRGEGKVYDLPVYILISLLIYKNFIPFIIALSVYSAFFKGYYLPGLQISRIIAIPIALIVVLTTFFGFYDYFLIDKLVYALKEYNTNKDYRYFNQYKSSLKENEYQMAKYEFDNGNLNEAEKLARNALIYDRNDGNILLLLKDIENKKNELEELANTDRATYVNNLLSQGSRAFSLSNYTLANRYYNDVLKIDRHNPIAIYYLNKIGIIQNNKPAYIGNNFYDSLTYGKLADTIELYRNGDFWKAYSSISNLFVNYPDINEISTYYSLIVDSIDRYDFFIDRAQEIRKFFIEDYYSITNTTMLENNGITLMLNNNTMLCALYSIFLRESLYLYDVSIINLDNELKATNKVIYKYGKITDSYNAPNMKNIILKAKFNPVNNTYNNNNITENIIPINMSDSAMKNIKYYTYIVLSYTGFKDIMSLKTELPLFGYSNDLVINVLFKKILSPIYYLLLFIIIAYFSFRYNIYVKKDASIGFTANLIGIIGTILFVLLYIIVLNYINTHILMVLGINISIIIMLSFAVIMILLFLLQMSRINKYVK; this is translated from the coding sequence ATGAAAAAAATTGGTATAATTCTAAGATTGATACTAAGCTTTTCTATTATTAGTATTATTTCAATATTTTTTATATTTCTACTATATAACATATATACTAGAGGTGAGGGTAAAGTATACGATTTACCAGTATATATTCTTATTTCGCTTCTTATATATAAAAACTTCATTCCTTTTATAATTGCTTTAAGTGTGTATTCTGCCTTTTTTAAAGGTTATTATTTACCCGGTTTACAAATATCTAGAATCATTGCTATACCTATCGCTTTAATAGTTGTATTGACTACATTTTTTGGATTTTATGATTATTTTTTAATTGACAAATTGGTGTATGCATTAAAAGAATATAATACAAATAAAGATTATAGATATTTTAATCAGTATAAATCATCATTAAAAGAAAATGAATATCAAATGGCAAAATATGAATTTGATAATGGAAATTTGAATGAGGCAGAGAAATTAGCTAGAAATGCTTTAATATATGATAGAAATGACGGTAATATTTTATTATTGTTAAAAGATATTGAAAATAAAAAAAATGAATTAGAAGAGCTTGCCAATACTGATAGAGCTACTTATGTAAATAATTTACTTTCTCAAGGTTCTAGGGCTTTTAGTCTTTCAAATTATACTCTTGCTAATAGATATTATAATGATGTACTTAAAATTGATAGACATAACCCAATAGCTATTTATTATCTTAATAAAATTGGCATTATACAAAATAACAAACCTGCTTATATAGGTAATAACTTCTATGATTCATTAACATACGGTAAGCTTGCAGATACTATAGAATTATATAGAAATGGAGATTTTTGGAAAGCTTATAGCAGTATATCTAATTTATTTGTTAATTATCCTGATATCAATGAAATTAGCACATATTATTCTTTAATAGTTGATAGTATTGATAGGTATGATTTTTTTATAGATAGAGCACAAGAGATTAGAAAATTCTTTATTGAAGATTATTATTCTATAACAAACACAACAATGTTAGAAAATAATGGTATTACTTTAATGCTTAATAATAATACCATGCTTTGTGCACTTTATAGTATTTTTCTTAGAGAGTCATTGTATTTATATGATGTATCTATTATTAATTTAGATAATGAGTTAAAAGCTACAAATAAAGTAATATATAAATATGGTAAAATAACTGATTCATATAATGCCCCAAATATGAAAAATATTATTTTAAAAGCAAAGTTTAATCCTGTAAATAACACTTATAATAACAACAATATAACTGAAAATATTATTCCTATTAATATGTCTGATAGTGCTATGAAAAATATTAAATATTATACATATATAGTATTAAGCTACACAGGATTCAAAGATATTATGAGCTTAAAAACAGAGCTTCCTTTATTTGGTTATTCTAATGATCTTGTTATTAATGTTTTATTTAAAAAGATTTTATCTCCGATTTATTATTTACTATTGTTTATAATAATAGCATATTTCTCATTTAGATATAATATTTATGTTAAAAAAGATGCCTCTATTGGTTTTACTGCAAATTTAATAGGTATTATTGGTACTATATTATTTGTACTGCTTTATATTATAGTTCTTAATTATATAAATACACATATACTTATGGTTTTAGGTATTAATATAAGTATTATAATAATGCTTAGTTTTGCTGTTATTATGATATTATTGTTTTTATTACAGATGTCAAGAATAAATAAATATGTTAAATAA
- the rsmA gene encoding 16S rRNA (adenine(1518)-N(6)/adenine(1519)-N(6))-dimethyltransferase RsmA, with product MLNNVYSKSEITEYLKNKSIFPNKNRGQNFLCDRNIAYNIANTVPKDILRGSDAIEIGGGLGSLSNVLVDIYKNNLTIVEYDNALYNHLKETYKDINIIHSDILKVDINDIDKNKNFDVYGNIPYNIASPIIEWLFCDCYNRWNYAVFMVQSDFANRLIAKEGSEDYSALTLFASFMSDIKLEYNVSKEVFYPIPKVTSSIISIKPKQVDLSMLNIFKSVSKTLFHNRRKTIKNNFLKSPYIDIDKDKIDEILKKANIDKEIRGESLSIEKVKELSLIIKDYV from the coding sequence ATGTTAAATAATGTATATTCAAAATCAGAAATTACTGAGTATTTAAAAAATAAGTCTATATTTCCAAACAAAAATAGAGGTCAGAATTTTTTATGCGACAGAAACATTGCTTATAATATAGCAAACACTGTGCCTAAAGATATTTTGAGAGGGAGTGATGCTATAGAGATAGGAGGGGGCTTAGGTTCTTTAAGTAATGTGCTTGTTGATATATATAAAAATAATCTCACTATAGTTGAATATGATAATGCTTTGTATAATCATTTGAAAGAGACTTATAAAGATATAAATATTATTCATAGTGATATACTAAAAGTTGATATTAACGATATAGATAAAAATAAAAACTTTGATGTATACGGTAATATTCCATACAATATAGCAAGCCCTATAATAGAATGGCTTTTTTGTGATTGCTATAATAGATGGAACTATGCTGTTTTTATGGTACAAAGCGATTTTGCAAACAGATTAATTGCAAAAGAGGGCAGTGAAGATTATTCTGCTTTAACATTGTTTGCAAGTTTTATGTCTGATATTAAATTAGAATACAATGTATCAAAAGAAGTGTTTTATCCTATTCCAAAAGTAACATCATCTATTATAAGCATTAAGCCTAAACAAGTTGATTTGAGTATGCTTAATATTTTTAAGTCTGTTTCAAAAACTTTATTTCACAACAGAAGAAAAACTATAAAAAATAATTTTTTAAAATCTCCATATATTGATATTGATAAAGATAAAATAGATGAAATATTAAAAAAAGCAAATATTGATAAAGAAATTAGAGGGGAATCTTTGAGTATAGAAAAAGTAAAAGAGCTTTCTCTAATAATAAA